One Osmerus eperlanus chromosome 16, fOsmEpe2.1, whole genome shotgun sequence DNA segment encodes these proteins:
- the LOC134036827 gene encoding 5-beta-cholestane-3-alpha,7-alpha-diol 12-alpha-hydroxylase-like, producing MGFLLPLLLALVASVLGGLYLLGSFRRRRPGEPPLDKGPIPWLGHVLEFRRDTAKFLERMKVKHGDIFTVQLGGFYFTFLMDPRSFGTIVKEARTKLDFNKFAKQLVQKVFGYYSMEKDHKFLQLTSNKHLMGDGLVVMTQAMMNNLQNLMLYEVGKSEDQKTWMEAGLFMYSYNIVFRAGYLALFGNETPKASGSLTKAKEADRRQSEELFQEFRKYDQLFPKLAYGVLPPSEKREAERLKRLFWDMLSVQKVKTKDNISGWVRDQQQVREENGMQEFMQDRYMFLLLWASQGNTGPSAFWLLLYLMKHPKAMKAIQAEVEEVLKESGQEVKQGGPLIDLTRDMLMKTPIMDSAVEESLRLTAAPVLTRAVLQDLTLTMADGQKFHIREGDRVSLFPYTAVQMDPEVHPDPHTFKYDRFLTSDGSKKTDFYKGGKKLKFYNMPWGAGVSICPGRFFATNELKQFVFLMLIYFEFELKNPDEEIPKIDTKRWGFGSMQPTKDIQFKYRLRF from the coding sequence ATGGGGTTTTTGCTGCCACTCCTGCTTGCTCTGGTAGCGTCAGTCCTAGGAGGGCTCTATCTCCTGGGATCATTCCGTCGAAGGCGCCCTGGAGAACCCCCCTTAGATAAGGGACCTATCCCTTGGCTTGGCCATGTCCTGGAGTTTCGCCGGGACACTGCAAAGTTCCTGGAGAGAATGAAAGTAAAACATGGCGATATTTTCACAGTGCAGCTGGGTGGATTTTACTTCACATTCCTCATGGATCCCCGCTCCTTTGGTACTATTGTAAAAGAGGCCCGCACAAAGCTGGATTTCAACAAGTTTGCAAAGCAGCTGGTACAGAAGGTTTTTGGGTACTATTCCATGGAAAAGGATCACAAGTTTCTGCAGTTGACAAGCAACAAGCACCTGATGGGGGACGGTCTGGTGGTTATGACCCAAGCCATGATGAATAACCTGCAGAACCTGATGTTGTACGAAGTGGGCAAATCTGAGGACCAAAAGACCTGGATGGAGGCTGGACTTTTCATGTACAGTTACAACATCGTATTTAGGGCCGGCTACCTTGCCCTGTTCGGTAATGAGACACCCAAAGCCTCAGGGAGCTTAACGAAAGCCAAGGAAGCTGACAGAAGACAATCTGAAGAGCTCTTTCAGGAGTTTCGTAAGTATGACCAACTGTTCCCCAAGTTGGCCTATGGGGTGTTGCCGCCCAGTgagaagagggaggcagagcgCCTGAAGAGGCTGTTCTGGGACATGCTGTCAGTGCAGAAAGTGAAGACCAAGGACAATATAAGTGGATGGGTGCGTGATCAACAGCAGGTGAGGGAAGAAAATGGGATGCAGGAGTTCATGCAGGACAGGTACATGTTCTTGTTGCTGTGGGCATCTCAGGGAAACACTGGGCCATCCGCCTTTTGGCTGCTCCTCTACCTCATGAAGCACCCCAAAGCCATGAAGGCCATCCAGGCAGAAGTGGAGGAGGTACTGAAGGAGTCCGGGCAGGAGGTGAAGCAAGGCGGCCCACTCATCGACTTAACCAGAGACATGCTAATGAAGACTCCCATCATGGACAGCGCTGTAGAGGAGTCTCTCCGTCTAACTGCTGCCCCCGTCCTCACGAGGGCCGTGCTCCAGGATTTGACCCTTACAATGGCAGACGGACAGAAGTTCCATATCAGGGAAGGCGATAGGGTATCCCTCTTCCCTTACACTGCTGTTCAAATGGATCCAGAAGTCCACCCTGacccacacacatttaagtacGACCGCTTTCTCACATCAGATGGGAGTAAAAAGACAGATTTCTACAAGGGCGGAAAGAAGCTGAAGTTTTACAACATGCCATGGGGAGCTGGGGTCAGCATATGTCCAGGTCGCTTCTTTGCCACAAATGAGTTAAAACAATTTGTTTTTCTCATGCTCATCTACTTTGAATTTGAGCTTAAGAATCCAGATGAGGAAATTCCTAAGATTGATACCAAACGCTGGGGCTTTGGGTCCATGCAACCAACCAAAGATATTCAATTTAAGTACAGGCTCAGGTTCTAG